One Solanum lycopersicum chromosome 2, SLM_r2.1 genomic region harbors:
- the LOC101255764 gene encoding LOW QUALITY PROTEIN: serine/arginine-rich splicing factor SR45a (The sequence of the model RefSeq protein was modified relative to this genomic sequence to represent the inferred CDS: deleted 1 base in 1 codon) — MRGFLVSWEMADSPRQRYSRSPSPWEEKSRSGSRSRSRSPPGSYSRPKERSRSRSRSRSRGREEVSNPGNTLYVTGLSTRVTERDLEEHFSKEGKVKSVFLVMEPRSRISRGFAFITMDSLEDANRCIKHLNQSVLEGRYITVEKSRRKRARTPTPGHYLGLKNARDDGYRGDRGRYRDREDYGYRRSPRHSPYRGGRDYSPRRSPYGEGQEGSVLGHILLMEGAILVVPDRHKPQ, encoded by the exons GGTTTTCTCGTATCCTGGGAAATG GCTGATTCTCCTCGCCAAAG GTATTCACGCTCTCCTTCTCCTTGGGAAGAAAAGTCGAGATCTGGATCTAGATCAAGGTCTAGATCTCCACCTGGGTCATATTCAAGGCCAAAGGAAAGATCCAGGTCTAGATCAAGGTCAAGAAGCCGTGGAAG GGAAGAAGTTTCTAATCCTGGAAACACACTTTATGTGACTGGATTGTCTACAAGGGTCACGGAAAGGGACCTGGAGGAGCATTTCTCAAAGGAGGGGAAG gtGAAATCAGTTTTTCTTGTCATGGAGCCCCGTTCTCGGATTTCTCGTGGTTTTGCTTTTATAACAATGGATAGTCTGGAGGATGCTAATCGTTGCATTAAACACCTTAATCAGTCGGTTCTTGAAGGCCGTTACATCACAGTGGAAAAG TCTCGGAGGAAACGCGCAAGGACTCCTACGCCTGGTCACTATCTGGGGCTTAAGAATGCAAGGGATGATG GTTATCGTGGAGACCGTGGCAGGTATAGAGATCGTGAGGACTATGGGTACCGAAGATCTCCAAGGCATTCACCATATAGAGGTGGACGAGATTATTCACCTAGGCGTTCGCCTTATGGT GAAGGTCAAGAAGGGAGCGTTCTAGGTCATATTCTCCTTATGGAAGGAGCTATCCTCGTGGTCCCAGATAGGCATAAGCCCCAGTGA
- the LOC101265422 gene encoding uncharacterized protein gives MGLRPEFVEGFIGFVEYAKTLDHFQRSDMIKCPCNKCQCLNYEKPDIVELHIYRNGFKKEYTVWTSHGEIDNNFDVFQHYVPSESSDNVNSNAQNYRIDDMVQDIFGVHSDFDFANQGEEAPNVECKIFFEQLESASRPLYEGSPHSQLSIAVRLLSIKSDWNVPQGAMDSVIDLIHDLVDPNLEIPNNFYKAKRLISNLGMSSMRIHCCENGCMLYYKDDIDLESCKFCGKCRYKQTASGKKVPIKAMHYLPLIPRLKRLYASNRSAPHMRWHHEHRRPPGVMCHPSDGEAWKHFDRTYPQFAAEPRNIRLGLCSDGYTPHSVSAAPHSCWPVFVTPYNLPPEMCMTSPYIFLNCVIPGPRNPKVLIDVYLQPLIDELKQLWVQGVETIDVSLKQNFNLRAALMWTINDFQAYGMLSGWMTAGKLACPYCMEYTKSFTLKHGRKNSWFDCHRQFLPMDHEFRSLKNAFRKNSVEQGYPPPILTGEQVWERVQNFPKVAKNNPINLMDMVLHITGQNKAYSGSYLMDVTGKTKDSVKARMDLPEYYRRKELWLQEKQNNKFFKPKASYSFTRDQKRKICEWVEQLKMSAGHASNLGKCVDMEHGKLHCMKNHDCHVFMETLLPVAFSGLPDRIWKPMTEISLFFKDLCSNTLREDNLVQMDQNIPVITNKLEKILPPGFFDVMEHLPVHLVHEARLGGPVQYRWMYPFER, from the exons ATGGGGCTAAGACCTGAATTCGTAGAAGGTTTCATTGGTTTTGTGGAGTATGCAAAGACATTAGATCATTTTCAACGTAGTGATATGATTAAGTGTCCTTGTAATAAATGTCAAtgtttgaattatgaaaaaccAGATATTGTTGAGCTTCATATCTATCGAAATgggtttaaaaaagaatacacTGTGTGGACTAGTCATGGAGAAATTGATAATAACTTTGATGTATTCCAACATTATGTTCCTAGTGAAAGTAGTGACAATGTGAATTCTAATGCACAAAATTATAGAATTGATGACATGGTTCAAGATATTTTTGGTGTGCattctgattttgattttgctaatcaaggtgaagaagctcctaatgttgaatgtaaaattttctttgaacaATTGGAATCTGCTAGTCGGCCTTTATATGAGGGGAGTCCACACTCACAATTGTCTATTGCGGTTAGATTATTAAGTATCAAATCAGATTGGAATGTTCCTCAAGGGGCAATGGACTCTGTGATTGACCTTATTCATGATTTAGTTGACCCAAATCTAGAGATACCTAATAATTTCTATAAGGCAAAGAGGTTGATATCAAATTTAGGAATGTCATCGATGAGAATTCATTGTTGTGAAAATGGTTGCATGTTATACTATAAGGATGATATTGATCTAGAATCGTGTAAGTTTTGTGGAAAATGTCGTTATAAACAGACAGCTAGTGGGAAGAAAGTTCCCATTAAGGCAATGCATTACTTACCTCTTATACCAAGGTTAAAGAGGTTATATGCGTCTAATAGATCTGCTCCTCATATGAGATGGCACCATGAACATAGAAGACCACCTGGAGTTATGTGTCATCCATCCGATGGAGAGGCTTGGAAGCATTTTGATAGAACATATCCACAATTTGCAGCTGAACCACGTAACATTAGATTGGGTTTATGTTCAGATGGATACACGCCACATTCTGTTTCTGCTGCACCACATTCTTGTTGGCCTGTATTTGTAACACCATATAATCTTCCACCCGAGATGTGTATGACCAGTCCATATATATTTCTCAATTGTGTCATTCCTGGCCCTCGAAATCCAAAAGTATTGATTGATGTATACTTGCAACCTTTGATTGATGAGTTGAAACAATTGTGGGTTCAAGGGGTTGAAACAATTGATGTGTCTCTTAAGCAGAATTTTAATTTGCGGGCTGCCTTAATGTGgactattaatgattttcaagCATATGGAATGTTGTCAGGGTGGATGACAGCGGGAAAGTTAGCTTGTCCTTATTGTATGGAATATACTAAATCATTCACTTTGAAACATGGTCGTAAAAATTCTTGGTTTGACTGTCATCGACAGTTCTTGCCAATGGATCATGAGTTTAGGAGTTTGAAAAATGCATTTAGAAAGAATTCTGTTGAACAAGGTTATCCTCCTCCAATCTTAACTGGAGAACAAGTTTGGGAGAGGGTTCAAAACTTTCCAAAGGTCGCAAAGAACAACCCTATAAATTTGATGGATATGGTGTTGCACATAACTGGACAAAACAAAGCATATTCTGGGAGTTACC TAATGGATGTCACTGGCAAGACAAAAGATAGTGTTAAAGCTAGAATGGACTTACCTGAATATTACAGGCGAAAAGAGTTATGGTTGCAAGAGAAACAGAACAACAAGTTTTTCAAGCCTAAGGCTAGTTATTCATTTACAAGGGATCAAAAGCGTAAAATTTGTGAATGGGTTGAGCAACTTAAGATGTCTGCTGGACATGCTTCAAATTTAGGAAAATGTGTTGATATGGAGCATGGAAAATTACATTGTATGAAAAATCATGATTGTCATGTCTTCATGGAAACATTACTCCCCGTTGCATTTAGTGGCTTGCCTGATAGAATTTGGAAACCTATGACTGAAATCAGTTTGTTCTTCAAGGACTTGTGTTCTAATACGTTAAGGGAAGACAACCTAGTTCAGATGGATCAGAATATTCCTGTAATTACGAATAAGTTGGAGAAGATTCTTCCACCTGGATTTTTCGATGTGATGGAGCATCTTCCTGTACATCTAGTGCATGAAGCACGCCTTGGAGGTCCGGTTCAATATAGATGGATGTATCCTTTTGAGAGGTAA
- the LOC101256348 gene encoding ankyrin repeat domain-containing protein, chloroplastic produces MSPTAILNPRIPNFTPFPLFKLQFLNSPPSFPKKTFRSQIPPHSLNFSLQNNSQQTHFSREDEEHVIGDCIVFEEGIFDDPFVQKPDNNQNKPQNNNKKKSTEIQSENLIPEEWVEVQREINITKKERRKLSQQLEFGQRAERRRLDLMPIGSNSNVRGSSIEDYLKAREEKLKQLKPLVLENPDFSKVKKDKNEKKMKKKSDAELSESEEENSVLRVSSERVLPRDPRSAVYGGGLEDIKDFFNSGIYEANIAKSPEGPRKLFTTEEKFLLNKRHPDLVPATSEKWQPVHTLAASGEFYLLTSLLKHVVDINVPDKDGLTAIHKAILGKKQAIFNFLLRESANPFILDKDGATLMHYAVRTASTHMIKILLLYNVDINLQDHDGWTPLHLAVQSRRTDIVRLLLIKGADKTLKNRDGLTPLDICLHSGRDIRTYELIKLLKQLPKVSLVGLT; encoded by the exons ATGTCACCAACAGCTATCCTAAACCCTCGAATTCCAAACTTCACTCCATTTCCTCTATTCAAACTTCAATTCCTCAACTCACCTCCTTCATTTCCCAAAAAGACTTTTCGCTCCCAAATTCCTCCTCACTCTCTCAACTTCTCCCTTCAAAACAACTCACAGCAAACCCATTTCTCTCGAGAAGACGAAGAACATGTAATCGGAGACTGTATAGTGTTTGAAGAAGGAATTTTCGACGACCCTTTTGTTCAAAAACCAGACAACAACCAAAATAAGCCACAAaacaacaataagaagaaaTCAACAGAAATTCAGTCCGAAAATTTAATTCCTGAAGAATGGGTTGAAGTTCAGAGGGAAATTAATATTACTAAGAAGGAAAGGCGTAAGCTTTCACAGCAATTGGAGTTTGGGCAACGTGCGGAGAGGAGGAGGCTTGATTTAATGCCAATTGGTAGTAACAGTAATGTGAGAGGCAGTAGTATTGAGGATTATTTGAAAGCGAGAGAAGAAAAATTGAAGCAATTGAAGCCGCTTGTGCTTGAAAACCCAGATTTTTCTAAGGTTAAAAAGGATAAGaatgagaagaagatgaagaagaagagtgaTGCTGAATTGAGTGAAAGTGAGGAGGAGAACTCCGTTTTGAGGGTTTCCAGTGAAAGGGTATTGCCAAGAGATCCTAGATCAGCGGTTTATGGTGGTGGATTAGAAGATattaaggacttcttcaacagTGGGATTTATGAGGCAAATATTGCTAAAAGCCCTGAAG GTCCTCGTAAGCTGTTCACTACAGAGGAAAAGTTCCTATTAAACAAGCGGCATCCTGATCTGGTGCCTGCTACCTCT GAAAAATGGCAGCCTGTACATACTTTAGCTGCCTCAGGAGAGTTTTACCTTCTCACCTCTTTGTTGAAGCATGTTGTTGATATTAATGTTCCAGATAAG GATGGATTGACAGCTATCCATAAAGCAATTCTTGGCAAGAAGCAGGCTATTTTTAACTTTCTTTTAAGAGAATCTGCAAATCCATTTATACTTGACAAA GATGGAGCCACCTTGATGCACTATGCTGTTCGAACGGCATCCACTCACATGATAAAAATCCTTCTCTTGTATAATGTTGATATAAACCTCCAAGATCAT GATGGATGGACACCTTTGCATCTAGCTGTTCAATCCCGTAGAACCGATATAGTGAGGCTTTTGTTAATTAAGGGAGCTGACAAGACTCTAAAGAACAGG GATGGTCTAACCCCACTTGACATATGCCTCCATTCTGGTCGAGATATAAGGACGTATGAGCTTATCAAATTGTTGAAACAACTTCCCAAGGTTTCATTAGTTGGCTTGACCTAA